The stretch of DNA tagccccccttgtctcgccacatgtgcaatagtaaagtaaatgcccgccttatctcgccacacgtgcataataatattcccacattgtctcaccacacgtgcataataatgttcccaccttgtctcgccacatacgcaaacccatatatatatatagcccgccttgccACGCAggatgtgcataaatcaatagtaataatagcacggtagaaacctcgtgcaaacacccgaacataactcccacaatataatgtgccaatatcacatctcataaacttcacctcaagtgttcaaatattacaacatagcatagattgcacatcaaatgctaaATTATTACAACTTATTACAGATTGCACATCAATTGCttaaatattacaacttatcacaaattgcacatcaagtgctcaaatattacaaattatcacagacatcaaatgctcaaatattacaacttatcacagattgcacatcaagtgctcaaatattacaaattatcacagacatcaacaataccttattttccacaataaggagcccatggctcgaccataatgtgcacagaaaatcttaacaaaatattctgaagtgaaaaactcaacaaaatgatatttcacatagaaatcaaggtggcaatcacaccaaatcatcatgtaaaaaaaatttcaacaaacaaggatctaagcatgacaaattgcacataagactcaatgcctaaggggtaattcccccactcgaggttaagcaagacacttactttttaGAAGTGATGATGATATTCTAAAATCtccttctttcttgaattttctcccggacagctcaaatctattcaaatcagttgtataacttcattaaaatttatcggaaacaatttcgaataataaaacgtcgactaaaaaatttattccaaaaggttaacaaaagtcaacgcgagacccgcctctcggaacccgacataattttcatgaaatcctaACACCCATTcctatacgagttcaaccataccaattttatcgaattccaataacaactcgacttccaaatcttaaatttttatttttggaagattttacaaaaatcttgatttttttcctccattaaatccgaattaaatgaccgattcaaagacataatcatgaaaaatattcaaaactggataagaatcacttaccccaaatacccacgcaagaatctctccaaaaatcgccttctaccgagctccaaatttgattttgagttatgaactcaaacccccgtttttgggacttttaattctgctcagaagtgccttcatcgcgttcgtgaccatatcttcgcgatcgcgaagcacgaAAAAATGTTCTGCccagattccttcttcgcgttcgcgatatcctcatcgcgttcgcgctGCCTTCCGACCTttgcctttcgcgttcgcgagacacgagtcgcgttcgcgaaggcttaacgccaggcaggcccccaactccctttcttcttcgcgttcgtgaactcctcgtcgcgttcgcgaactcctcatcgtgttcgcgaactcctcgtcgcgttcgcgatgaccagttGACCAACTCATTCGTGTTATCGTTCCATGCTTTGCGTTCcatgcttcgtgttcgcgaaggccaaacaacCTCAGGCCCTAAtattcctttcttcttcgcgttcgcgttgcctgggccgcgttcgcgaaggcttgcccaactccttcttcgtgttcgcgtccaCAACTTCATTTTCATGAATGCCAAACCATcagtccctcaaattcctcttcgcgaacgtgggactcccttcgcgttcgcgaagaacgtaaacagacttcagcaacaacagtccaaacagctccaatttggtctgaaaccaccctgaaacacatCTGAACCCCTCAAGAGCCCACCCAATCATACAAATCtgccccataacataacacgaacctgctcgaagcctcaaataacattaaacaacatcgaaacgatgaatcgcaccacaaatcaaaatctatgaactttgaacttttaaattctataacttgtgccgaaacacatcaaatcaatccggaatgacttcaaattttgcacacaattcataaatgacataacggacctattcaaatttccagaaacggattccgacctcgatatcaaaaagtcaaccccccggtcaaacttcccaaaaattcaactttctgcatgtcaagcttaattccactacggacctccaaataattttccggacacgctcctaagtccaaaatcaccatacggagctattgacatcatcaaaattccattccggagtcatttgctcagaagtcaactctccggtcaagtCCTTCCATTTAAgattcaaattaaggattgttcttttaatttaattccgaatctttagtaaatcacaCTCGACCACACCCTCGGGTCATAATACCTAttgcaaagctgctcgagaccttaagtcactaaacggggcgtaaattcttaaaacaacaagttcgGTCGTTATATTggttttcgcgatcgcgaaggtgttCCCCCGATTGCGAAGAAGGTTGCCTGGGCAGtggagtttttaaaaaaaaaagggattttggccatttttacttcatttctttcatgggagccggtcttggagtggttttggagctccatcttcatcatctatgtcaaggtaagtgattcctacctattgcaagttagATACTTGGATATTTCTTTTAAGCAGCTATACCACTCGGCAGCActtgcctagtggctaatatataaataaaatcccaaaatgggtccaaagcttacaagatgtccaaaccaaaatagaagttgcatgaagctactagctattaaaaagatagaaaagctaaaatctaatgaactagctattacaacatAATAAGTTGAATGCTTTCTTCTCCTAtcagtgtatgtgaatccaattgtcattggaaaataccaagcagcacctatcaagctctcaccaaGCGCCAGGGTATActgtccataggctaaaatgaattccaaacatctccaccacagagttgaagccagcgtagtcttccaagtgtagctactatatgatctctATATACAGAGAACTGATTTTgtccaagtattaatcatgtgctcactcatcagaattaatgtgtagaagaggagcctggctttcggcaagctttgcaaggcaaaagccaggcttgagctggctttaggcaggctttacaagacaaaagccaggcttgagttggctttaggcaggctttacaaggcaaaagccaggcttaagctggctttaggcaggctttgcaaggcaaaagccaggcttgagctggctttaggcaggcatTGCAAGgaaaaagccaggcttgagctggctttaggccagctttgcaaggcaaaagccaggaataAGCTGCCATTAAGCAGGCTTTGTAAGGCAAAGGCCATGCTTTGTAATTGTGtctttttgtgatcttgtaagctcagatccttcccaactagaacctttaatgtatacatcattctaaacattgctaaaccatcctcagattgagcatgaaagcatgctaataccactgagaaatgattcaacaatctccagAAATACCATATGATAGGTTCAgcattttccttagcatttggacatatcagaAGTCGGATAAATTGTACCATCCGATACCTGCTTATCGCATTTTTTCTGTAGACTATCAAAGCACCCCTCGAATGAGCATGATACCATTCTAATACCATTGGAAAGTACCTTAATAGCATATTGAATGAGACAAAGAAACATGCAGGTTTGTGCAGAGTCCAATCCTGTGAAGCCATTAGTATGtggttcttctctttgctatcctaaccctaaggttaggtgattgagatttatctagattgatcaacctcctccctaCACTAGGCAattcagagaatgaatgaaactcagatgtacctacaaaagaaaacacaatgttagctataaaatccgccactgagttgccttctctgaacacatgttgaaagaccacattgaagttgtccttcataTCTATAATTTTTTTcacatcctgtgcaattacccaagAAGGATCACATTCCCCTTCTATCACCTTCTTCATCACCAACGAATCAGTCTCCAATATGAGAGGGTGAAGATCATGCTCCACATAgtattccaacccttgaagaatagccttagcttcagctaccacattagttgtcactcccaggtctactgccctagaatacaccacatcaccttcatcatccctcacacaaaatcctagggagctaggtccaggattTCCCTTTGAGGCtccatgaaaatttgtagaaatttgggattttgaagaaaaatctagaaattgatattttggaatttgaccacgaatttaggtaaggaattgagaacaaattatatatttgagttctaatgctatgggtaatgtttatctttgaaaattttcggaatccgggcacgtgggcccgagggtgattttactgatttttcgagcagagttggaaattgtagtaaattgaattattatgagtattagagtatatttttattggtttgcacattgtctGGCTAGTtgtggagcgttgggcatcggtttgaggtgtttgagtggcgttggagccggttatggaatttcggagtaaggtaagtctcctttctaacattgtaagagggaattaatcccataggtgaactaaattattgtgtgcttctatttgtgggggctacgtacgctcGAGGTGActagagtccatacgtagctactagttatgcctatgtccggatagttttaggctcacatcatgccttgttgatattgttattgatttatgtttattgtctgccttgagagggagcgagattgagtttgcttattaaatgtttttgaaaggagttgaaatttaaGAACGTAAGATTTAAAAGAGTtcgtttgaacttcgtaatttcgaaaaggattgagtaatgctaatagcttaagaaatctatgtgtaaccgcgtcaaATGTATGTTTCGCGGGCGGgataattttcttaaaaatctaCAAgatgaatttcccttattttgaaaataatcaagaaagagatatgattttaatgttaaatttatatttgaccgcatcgcacgtatgattcgcgagtggGGTATTTCCTtttaccactcttatgggatccgGTCGTCGCCTCagtaggatttatgtaccacactatTATGgtagcgggccattcgcctcagTAAGTTAATAgttgcatctatggttcacgtcgtttgaccctcggcagtgcacagtttacttttatgtgggatcgggtcgtacgcctcggtatttcctatatatattattctcatggaatcgtgcgtaacgtttggcaagaagccatggtatctgagggtttttccctaatttggattatgacaacctctttgatgaaatacATTATATCTATAcatatgctccggttacggagggaacttgctagttgagagcttgagtaaattgtaaagaggaaaattgtactacgtattttatacttgttggtttcatatatttactctatCTCATATTAATTTACTTCTTTATTGTAcgtgatattattggaccactagtaaatgtcaaagtcgacccctcgtcactacttcttcggggttaagcgggatacttactgggtacgcattgatttacgtaatcatgctacacttgctgtatatttttgtgtaggtacacatatgtttagcggctttgtgggcgtagaggcgcggttatggaggggacttaggtgagctgcattctatacgacgcactGCAACCAGCAGAATCTCCTTCGGAATAtggtattttctttttagtccaagttgtattccggacaattattttattttattttaaatttctagaaaaggctcatgcacttgtgacaccgggttctgggatgattatgggatattcactattggaattggaaaacattgttattaattctataaattcatcttttactagataaattgaagtacaattaatgatttcaaaaatattaaaatgaggatttaataGACAAGAATGTAGGGAGAAAGAGATGAGGGGTTCTTATTTCTTCCATGTATTCAAGTGTGTACAATATCACTTCTCATCCTCTATTTCTTCCATTTCATAGAGGTATACAAAAGAATGTCATAAAAATGACCTTAAACATttgagatcatggaggaagatcatATGGAGGTTATGGAGGTATGGGAGTTACAACCATGACTCTGTAAGTATTGGAGTAGTGGGACTTATggagataatggagaagagtagtgGGTATTACTCATTTATGAATTATGGACATCCACCATTAGATAATTATTTATAACAATGTCacttttttaatttgtttttatatctcTGTATTGGTGTATTGGTAATGTACCATAAATTCAACTTGTACTATATTGATAGAATATCCATTGAATATGAAATTGTCTGTTGATAAGAAATTagaaattaatatatatatatatatatatatatatatatatatatatatatatatatatatatatcgtgatACCTCTTACGAATGAAGTCGAAGTCGAGTCTATCTTTGTCACTATAATAATCTCCAACCATAACCCTGATAGTTAATTTCTTTTCTCCAAATTATGCAATTCTCACTATGTTAAGTTTTATGTTGTGacaatgtgtaacgacccgaccgattattttgagtgtattagcctcgatcccctttttacttttttttccgtatctgtttcttcttatgtgacttgccgggaggtcttgtttttggtttcggagtgttttgggacacttagaccctaaaacggaagcttaagcctcaggattttgaccgtagtcaggaGTGTGTGAAGAcggctctggaatggagtttcgtcggttctgttagctccgttgggtgatattggacttaggagcgtgtccggactgtgaatttgaggtatgtagctaatttaagcttgaaatggcaaaagtcaaattttgggaagtttgaccgggggattaactttttaatatcgggtcggattctgattccggaagttggaataggttcgtaatgttgaatataacttgtgtacaaaatttgaggtcaatcggacgtggtttggtaggtttcggtgtcgtttgtgaaatttgaaactttagaagttctttaggcttgaatccgggtgtaattggtgttttgatattgttttgagtgattcgaagggtcgactaagttcgtatagggTTATATGacctattggtatgtttggttgaggtcccgagggcctcggggtgatttcgggtgttTAACGGATCATTTGAAGTTGGAAAACAAATGTAGTTGAAGCTGCTGCTGCtagtatttccgcacctgtgaaatgggaaccgcaggtgcgaggccgtaTGAGTAAaagaagagtcgcaggtgcggctaaGGAAGGCCTGGGCTCAGACTGCGGGTGCGATggaaatcccgcttctgcggtcgttgCAGAAGTAGATTGAGAGGCGCAGATGCACAGTTGGATCGCAGGTGTGGCTTGGgccccgcatctgcgatggccgcagatgcggttagGTGAACGCAGGAGCGGAGTCagtattttaatgaattttcgcAAAAGCGGAgcccttttcgcagatgcgatTCCGCAGGTGTGGAACTAGGCCCATAGGTGCgattttgctgggcagaaaacaCCAGCTCGAGGATTTATCTTTCATTTTCcaattttggacttgaggaatTCGGGAGAGGGGCGATTTTTttaaggttttcaaggagcaacgttggggtaagtgattctaacccttaatggtataaatttcgtgaatccatggctttattcatcatttaattagggatttgaacTAGAAATTTTAGGGATTTAGGGCCTGAGAGTATaagagtggattttggggatttgagtgaccaaatgaggtcggattttgataaatttagtatgtatagactcgtgagtgaatgggctttcgggttttgtgacttttgtcggattttgagacgtgggcccgggagcTAGGTTCGGACCAATTTCGGATTTCTGtctataatttagtacttttcttgtggaatttatccctttagcctatattaattgtattgttctacttgtggctagatttgggatatttggagactgatttgaaaggcaaaggcatttcggagtagagatttgctctgtttgagataagtaacagtcttaaatctggttttgagggtatgaaaccccgagaattggtatgatgtgagtgtttggaggtgacgcacatgctaggtgacgggcgtatgagcgtgcaccgcgagggattgtgacttggtccgtctcgtgagactgtaaagtcgaatagtcattattattacttgtttttccttgtctttgagcaattgactgcctttcatgttagaaactatgcTTAGGTCATATGATATCATTATTGGGACCCGCAACGGTCGTATACttattgaattgactgctaattattgtcttgtactcagtcacagtcttacttatGTGTTACATCTATGTTCCCTCTtagttcttgttgatacttgttgtattctctgtttgggctgattattatgatattctgtgagcccggggggctggagaggttagtgactgagatagggtcTGAGTGGCGAgttgtgagctatgtgaggttatatggatcgggttgtacgccacaacgagccttatggctatttatggattatggatcaggttacacgccgcaacgagtcttatggctacttatatgattgggtcgggctgcacgccgccgcgatatagcgcttgggctgaaaggagcccctccaaagtctgcacaccccagtgagcgcaggtacctattgagagtgtgtattgagggctgagatcCGAGAGTAGCTGTTGAGAttagttgagtgactgctgccttgagaggctgtatttgcttttatttattgttgcacttagttgttatatgTTGTTGTGgtaaaatttctggaagattcatatctgttttacttgagctctaACTGATTTGACCTACACCACCAtaattgaaagcatgttcactctttactgaaaacttttgaaatgaactgtatttttatagctcgtcactgcttctcagttccttatttaattatgttacttgttgagttggttgtactcatactacaccctacacttcatgtgcagatccaggtacgtacggttctggcggtcgctgagttcgtgcgcgagctgactatcggagacttacgaggtagctgctggcgtccgcagtccttatttctcctttcttattatcttttctctcttattttggcatttggcacagactgtagtaaactctatttctagattggttgttagatgctcgtgacttagtgacaccctgatgtcgggctatttttttttccgcacttatgttttaattgggttttaccccctttttatgaaaaactccggttattttaaatgtcttacttcatttctgttaaattttgaaataattttggaaaggtcggctttcctagtaccacgataggcgctatTACGAcgagttaggttttgggtcgtgacacaattaCAATTTGTTGTAATAATCACTCTCACATATTGTGTTGAAGAGTGATTAGTGATTACCAGCTCATGATCAACCAGATACAAGCAACGTACGTGGTGGCTCGGGAAACCCAGATGCAATCTAAGCACATGCATGTGATAATATTGTGTAGTTATATTTTGATTGCATTCATTATCTTCACTAGAAGAGGAACCTCTAAATTTTTGAGCATTCTGTCAAATGTTGTTCTGGCCTGACATGTATTTCTTACATGATTTTATTTCGAATTAATACCTTTTCAATAAAAAAATGTTTGACACATATTAGCTTCTTAAAGAAAAATGTTGATTTAATTTTATAGTTCAATTTTATCTTTCTATAATTTAAGAAGTACTTCACTAGCaggttgtaaaaataaaatctcATGTAAAATACTTCAGTGCACAATTTAATAATGTAGACTAACTCACTCATATGTTCTTCAGTCCTTTTGATATGTCACCTTTGTTTCTGTTCTTGAGCAAGTTGTGTCAGAAAGGTTTGCATACACATTATCTTTTCAGATCCCATTTATAAAATTTTACTggatttgttattgttattattacttTAACCAATATCGATAGTCATTAATCATTTCGTCAGATAAATGCTCAAAATTAAGTTAGGCTATTGTAaagacccgacttgtcgttttaaaatTTATGTTCTGCTCGGTgccttaaggtctcgagaagttttgaaatgtgtattataaCTTGCGAATGTGGTCAAGTTAGGTttttggatgattcaggatttaattgaaagaacaatttttgttttgaaagcttaagttgaaataattgatcggatggtgaattatgtataaacgaccccgaaatggagttttgatgattctaatagctctgtatggtaattttggacttaggagcgtgtccgaaaaattgtttgaaagtccgtagtgaaattttgcttgaaatggcgaaaggtgaatttttgagaagtttgaccggggagttgactttttgatatcggagtcagaatctagttctgaatatttttatagatccgttatatcatttatgacttgtgtacaaaattggaggtcaatcggaattgatttgataggtttcggcatcgtatgtagaagttggaaattcttaagttcattaaacttgaattggggtatgattcgagattttagcattgttttatgtgattttaggttttaactaagttcttatgatgttttaggatttgttgatgtattgggttgaggtcccgagggtctcgggtgagtttcggagtggtttcagatcatttttaacTATTGGTTTAATTTTACAGCAATATGtgaaatttctgatgcgcagagctgattttggaagcttatatatcaaaatctataaggaatctgacaattatcaaaacatgaaacttgtagccctttgattctaatttccataatgataaaccattcattattcgaacatttgtacaaaaagttatgatcaattgactgAACCTGGTACTACAAattttggctacaacagtgtgcatcgccagaaatttctgctacaGAGGACTGACTTTGgtagcttatatctcgcaatctataagaagtTGGGCGataagaaaaacatgaaagttgtagtatatctagtttgcagaaatttaaactatttggcagttggagttgagtacaagaagttatggttgatacattACAGGCTGTCagggaagagttttggaagagtttgatgttttcagcataagcatgtaatgatctaaatgtccatttttagttctagagatctaAATTTGATTTCGAAACTTTCggaattttgataatgaattataggagtgatctgaaaattttggtctaatttcatcaagtcacgGTTGGGGTTttagcgcgaaatatgagttaattatttaatgaGAAAAATTGGTaccgcattgagcaaatgagctctgaattgagttttgattgaacgAATAGGTTCTTATTATCATTTGTGACttataggaacaagaatcgtcaaattccaagttcgtatgatggagttagagccttttaaGTGAAACAATAACtgttggtgcaagcaagttctggtgtggactttttgtgacgaaaaatggacttttagtgacggaataTGGACTATTAGTgatggatgggcagaaacttaaggaccaaaaatagttatttccttcatttcgtttttgaatttttggagcacggttcttgggcgattttgaggatttcttcacgacttcgacttgggtaagtgtcctatatccaaaagtgattatatttcataaatccatggttatattcatcatttatttcgaattttaaatggaagaaatcaagatttttgcataACTTTTCAataacgaaaattttagatttggaggtagagttgttatcggaatttgataaaattggtatgggtgaactcgtaattgaatgggttgtcggattttgtgagtttcgttggattccgagacatgggccccacgggtaacttttgagttaaattttgaattttgttggaaaattagtattttcatatggaatgaattcctataattagtattgactgaatggaattaatttggatagatttgagctgtccggaggtcaattcaagcaagaaagcaattttggaatatcggcctaacttaaaaaaagtaagtatcttgcctaaccttgagtgagggaaattaccccttaggcatcgagtctaatgtgtcatttgtgaaatgtgaaaagccgtgtacgcgaggtgacgagtacgtactcgggctttatatgtgcaaattttattgggttaaagtcttaggcattattgtgtagtaaattggataattgttggcatttattaaatcatctatttgccatgtctaaatccttatttgttgaatttatttttatatgacaatttgatgtgattgttacttcaatatttatgtaaatttcgtgagtttgttgatttgatatttcctgaaaataattatattatgaatttttcatctgtaaataattaatgaaCTAAGCTTAAACTGAGCTGTtgatataattatcaagaatttggattaatgaaggcgttgccctatactgagtattttctatctctgttgattatttttgaggttttatatacgttatgtggagccttgggatatttttgagaaatttattgattttactatatcattggaattggttgtggttgttgggcaaattgtgataggaattgattgtgttgtgttgtcgtgataattttcgtgtaaattattgtgtgatttgagatattattatgaggatataaagGTGGCATTACACTATTGATAttgtgtgggtataagggtggcatttcactgtggttatgtgtgttgggatattgtcttgGAAGgatggctattatacggagcgataagggtggctataggagcgataagagtggctattaatATTATCAGGGCGGagagataagggaggctattataggagtgataaggatggctataagagagataatggtgtctattgtcagggatgatatgtgatgatgtgaacttatttggttggtaatttttatgtgatgttgtgattttccttatgtttatttttatatctcgtgcaatttgtcttgttgtttcggtaaacttgatattAGTctaatctatgttgaaattgggagcgtgtggctattgccaggcggattatgaaatgaaatgtgggcacga from Nicotiana tomentosiformis chromosome 11, ASM39032v3, whole genome shotgun sequence encodes:
- the LOC138901798 gene encoding uncharacterized protein encodes the protein MRKGSIYWIHDDGSKGNPGPSSLGFCVRDDEGDVVYSRAVDLGVTTNVVAEAKAILQGLEYYVEHDLHPLILETDSLVMKKVIEGECDPSWVIAQDVKKIIDMKDNFNVVFQHVFREGNSVADFIANIVFSFVGTSEFHSFSELPSVGRRLINLDKSQSPNLRVRIAKRRTTY